In the genome of Christensenella timonensis, one region contains:
- a CDS encoding FAD-dependent oxidoreductase: MFTPEMLASIEKVEETRQARIGVEPRRMTADEKEALLKQFHPDYREDSFEALRIGPNQGDKVPKELAALLQANSRVKGLDLDLERVEYDVDVLIIGGGGAGASAAVEAHKAGANVMVVTKLRMGDANTMMAEGGIQAADKPNDSPAIHYLDALGGGHYANKPELLKKLVTEGPGAVKWLNELGVMFDKEADGTMITTHGGGTSRKRMHAARDYSGAEIMRVLRDEVMNRQIPIVDFTAAIELLLDENGRAAGAVLMNMETGEYMIARAKTVIIATGGAGRLHYQGFPTSNHYGATADGLILAYRAGAPLLYADTLQYHPTGVAFPEQIFGALVTEKVRSMGAMLINSEGEAFMHPLETRDVAAASIIRECNERHKGVETPEGYGVWLDTPMIDIIHGEGTLEKRLPAMLRMYMKYDIDMRKVPILIYPTLHYQNGGIRITVDGQSQVENLFVAGEAVGGIHGRNRLMGNSLLDVIVFGRNAGIHAAEKAKSVHVGGLTLSHVDAYAKEMEQAGIVSDKVSPLLLPTYTHGREKRQTE, encoded by the coding sequence ATGTTTACACCAGAAATGCTTGCGTCCATCGAAAAGGTGGAGGAGACGAGACAGGCAAGGATCGGCGTGGAACCAAGAAGAATGACCGCCGACGAAAAAGAAGCGCTATTAAAGCAGTTCCACCCGGATTACCGGGAGGACAGCTTTGAGGCGCTTAGGATCGGGCCGAATCAAGGGGACAAGGTACCGAAAGAGCTGGCGGCGCTGCTGCAGGCAAACAGCAGGGTCAAAGGTTTAGACCTTGATCTTGAACGGGTGGAGTACGACGTGGATGTGCTCATCATCGGCGGCGGCGGCGCGGGTGCGTCAGCGGCGGTCGAGGCGCATAAGGCCGGCGCGAACGTCATGGTCGTGACCAAGCTGCGGATGGGCGATGCGAATACGATGATGGCAGAGGGCGGTATCCAGGCGGCGGACAAGCCGAACGATTCCCCGGCGATCCATTATCTGGACGCGCTTGGCGGCGGGCACTATGCAAACAAGCCCGAGCTTTTAAAAAAGCTGGTCACGGAAGGACCGGGCGCGGTCAAATGGCTGAATGAGCTGGGCGTGATGTTCGACAAGGAAGCGGACGGTACGATGATCACTACCCACGGCGGCGGTACGTCCCGCAAACGGATGCACGCCGCGCGCGACTATTCGGGCGCGGAGATCATGCGCGTGCTGCGCGACGAGGTGATGAACCGCCAGATCCCAATCGTAGATTTTACGGCGGCGATCGAGCTGCTCCTTGATGAAAACGGCAGGGCTGCGGGCGCGGTGCTGATGAATATGGAGACGGGCGAATACATGATCGCGCGCGCGAAGACGGTGATTATTGCAACAGGAGGCGCAGGCAGGCTGCATTATCAGGGCTTTCCGACATCCAACCATTATGGCGCGACGGCGGACGGCCTGATTCTCGCCTACCGCGCGGGCGCTCCGCTGCTGTATGCGGATACGCTGCAATACCATCCTACAGGCGTCGCTTTCCCCGAACAGATCTTCGGTGCGCTGGTGACGGAAAAAGTCCGTTCTATGGGCGCAATGCTGATAAACTCCGAAGGGGAAGCGTTCATGCATCCGCTGGAGACGCGCGACGTGGCGGCCGCCTCCATCATCCGGGAGTGCAATGAACGGCACAAGGGCGTAGAAACGCCCGAGGGATATGGCGTGTGGCTGGATACGCCGATGATCGATATCATCCATGGCGAGGGGACGCTGGAAAAACGGCTGCCCGCCATGCTGCGCATGTATATGAAATACGATATCGACATGCGCAAGGTACCGATCCTCATTTATCCGACGCTGCATTACCAGAACGGCGGCATCCGTATCACGGTGGACGGGCAGAGCCAGGTCGAAAACCTGTTTGTCGCGGGGGAGGCCGTAGGGGGCATCCACGGCAGGAACCGCCTGATGGGGAACTCGCTGCTTGACGTGATCGTATTCGGCAGGAACGCGGGCATCCATGCGGCGGAGAAAGCAAAGTCCGTCCATGTCGGAGGGCTGACCTTGTCGCACGTCGACGCGTATGCAAAGGAGATGGAGCAGGCGGGCATCGTGAGCGATAAAGTATCTCCGCTGCTGCTTCCGACGTACACGCACGGCAGGGAGAAACGCCAGACGGAATAA
- a CDS encoding 4Fe-4S dicluster domain-containing protein has product MEEMVNVFLMGKKYSVPSGLTIMGAMEYAGYQLVRGCGCRNGFCGACATIYRIKGDNTLKFCLACQTTVEDNMYVAMLPFFPIVKPVYDMEQTKPTEQIMMQLYPEIYSCIGCNACTKACTQELKVMQYIAHAQRGEYEKCAEKSFDCVMCGVCSARCPAEISHPQVALLARRLTGKYLAPESKHLTERVKEIEHGDFIKLLEDVANKPIEELKELYNHRQIEQ; this is encoded by the coding sequence ATGGAAGAAATGGTAAATGTCTTTCTGATGGGCAAAAAATACAGCGTCCCGTCAGGCCTTACCATCATGGGGGCAATGGAATATGCGGGATACCAGCTTGTGCGCGGGTGTGGCTGCCGCAACGGTTTTTGCGGCGCGTGTGCGACGATCTACCGCATCAAGGGCGATAACACCTTGAAGTTCTGCCTGGCGTGCCAGACAACGGTGGAAGATAACATGTATGTTGCGATGCTGCCGTTTTTCCCGATCGTGAAGCCGGTTTATGATATGGAGCAGACGAAACCGACAGAGCAGATCATGATGCAGCTCTATCCGGAGATTTACAGCTGTATCGGCTGTAACGCATGCACCAAGGCGTGCACGCAGGAATTGAAGGTCATGCAGTATATCGCGCATGCACAGCGCGGCGAATATGAAAAATGTGCCGAGAAATCCTTTGACTGCGTGATGTGCGGCGTATGCTCCGCGCGTTGCCCGGCCGAAATTTCCCATCCGCAGGTGGCGCTTCTCGCGCGCCGGCTGACGGGGAAATACCTGGCGCCCGAATCAAAGCACCTGACCGAGCGCGTCAAGGAAATCGAACACGGTGATTTTATCAAGCTCTTAGAGGATGTGGCAAACAAACCCATCGAGGAGCTGAAAGAGCTTTACAACCACAGGCAGATCGAACAATAA
- a CDS encoding FAD/NAD(P)-binding protein has translation MASNLDIDRKDTLIPDIGVITDIRKDTPDVKTFRAQGRSGGVCFAHMPGQCAMLSIPGVGEAMFSITSSPTNTEFMEFSIKKCGCLTDWLHQMDVGQQITIRGPYGNAFPVETELVGKDLLFIAGGIGLAPLRSVINYVLHYREKYGKIDIVYGSRSMEDLVDFNEIKNEWSNAKDVQVHLTIDQEEGKWDGHVGFVPNYVKELGFQTDRTALVCGPPIMIKFTLQALEELGFDKKQVYTTMELRMKCGVGKCGRCNIGSKYVCKDGPVFRCDELSELPDEY, from the coding sequence ATGGCAAGTAATCTAGATATAGACAGGAAGGATACGCTCATCCCGGACATCGGCGTCATCACGGACATCAGGAAGGATACGCCGGACGTCAAGACGTTCCGCGCGCAGGGGAGGAGCGGCGGCGTATGCTTTGCGCATATGCCGGGGCAGTGCGCGATGCTTTCCATTCCCGGCGTGGGGGAGGCGATGTTTTCCATTACCTCGTCGCCCACAAACACGGAATTCATGGAATTCAGCATCAAAAAGTGCGGCTGCCTGACGGACTGGCTGCACCAGATGGACGTCGGACAGCAGATCACGATCCGCGGGCCGTACGGCAATGCGTTTCCGGTAGAAACGGAACTTGTGGGCAAAGACCTGCTCTTCATCGCAGGCGGCATCGGCCTTGCCCCGCTTCGTTCGGTGATCAATTACGTGCTGCACTACCGTGAGAAGTATGGCAAGATCGACATCGTCTATGGGTCGCGCTCCATGGAAGACCTGGTGGATTTCAATGAAATTAAAAACGAGTGGAGCAATGCAAAGGATGTGCAAGTACACCTGACGATCGACCAGGAGGAAGGCAAGTGGGACGGACATGTCGGTTTTGTTCCAAACTATGTCAAGGAGCTTGGCTTTCAGACGGACAGGACGGCGCTCGTGTGCGGGCCGCCCATCATGATCAAGTTCACGCTGCAGGCCTTAGAAGAGCTGGGGTTCGATAAAAAGCAGGTATATACGACGATGGAGCTGCGCATGAAGTGCGGCGTGGGCAAATGCGGACGCTGCAACATCGGTTCCAAATATGTGTGCAAAGACGGCCCGGTATTCCGTTGCGACGAGCTTTCGGAACTGCCGGATGAATATTGA
- a CDS encoding 4Fe-4S dicluster domain-containing protein, giving the protein MMKKLPMSRIGELFSAIDEKKELYLPVFKAGKTNYERWTKDAKVKLNVLNTVKSPKDMFFPQSEDLVAFKMQDKNIEVLPPEEPDTPFVVFGVRPCDNKSLDILDMVFLAEPVDTYYKARRENGVVVGLACSEPEETCFCGAFGIDATQANGDVATWITGDTLYWKPLTQKGEELTAQVESLFEDAEDSEIDGAVAKAKEILDQLPLKDLSLKGFDGDATGRLFDSPKWEELYRACIGCGTCTFVCPTCQCYDIRDFDTGHGIKRYRCWDSCMYSDFTRMAHGNPRKTQLERFRQRFMHKLVYFPANNGGEYSCVGCGRCVSKCPISMNIVKVIKALGETEDGK; this is encoded by the coding sequence ATGATGAAAAAATTGCCTATGAGCCGTATTGGCGAGCTTTTTTCCGCAATCGACGAGAAAAAGGAATTGTACCTGCCCGTTTTCAAGGCGGGAAAGACGAATTACGAACGCTGGACGAAGGATGCGAAGGTAAAACTGAATGTGCTCAATACGGTGAAATCGCCTAAGGATATGTTTTTTCCGCAGAGCGAAGACCTCGTGGCTTTCAAGATGCAGGATAAAAACATCGAAGTGCTGCCGCCGGAGGAGCCGGATACGCCGTTCGTGGTGTTCGGCGTGCGGCCGTGCGACAATAAGAGCCTCGATATACTGGATATGGTGTTCCTTGCAGAGCCGGTGGATACCTACTACAAGGCCCGGCGTGAAAACGGCGTGGTGGTAGGGCTTGCGTGCAGTGAGCCGGAGGAAACGTGCTTTTGCGGTGCGTTCGGCATTGACGCGACGCAGGCAAACGGAGATGTTGCGACGTGGATCACGGGCGACACCCTGTACTGGAAGCCGTTAACGCAAAAGGGTGAGGAACTGACAGCGCAGGTAGAATCGCTTTTTGAAGATGCAGAGGACAGCGAAATTGACGGGGCTGTCGCGAAGGCCAAAGAGATACTGGATCAATTGCCGTTAAAGGATTTGAGCCTCAAGGGCTTTGACGGGGACGCGACGGGCAGGCTGTTTGACTCGCCAAAATGGGAAGAGCTTTACCGCGCGTGCATCGGCTGCGGGACGTGTACTTTCGTATGCCCGACCTGCCAGTGTTACGATATCCGCGATTTTGATACGGGACACGGCATAAAGCGCTACCGCTGCTGGGATTCGTGTATGTATTCCGATTTTACGCGGATGGCGCATGGGAATCCGCGCAAGACGCAGCTTGAACGCTTTAGACAGCGCTTTATGCATAAGCTGGTCTATTTCCCGGCAAACAACGGCGGGGAATATTCGTGCGTGGGCTGTGGGCGGTGTGTTTCCAAATGCCCGATTTCCATGAACATCGTAAAGGTAATAAAAGCTTTGGGAGAAACAGAAGATGGCAAGTAA
- a CDS encoding 4Fe-4S dicluster domain-containing protein, with protein sequence MEKIIKDRAKRLLEEGIVDRVVGWKKGEYGYDNTPAVFYGGDLSGLVYNSFCGANLSKYLIAESKKDGNIMVPLKPCDTYSFNQLVKEHRIDRSKIYVLGIPCHGMADKDKMHAKGIKGITGVKEHIHIKGVEDEEDDYSELQVSTVYGDKTCRTQDVLLEKCMACKSKKCVVFDEVVEDEQPLPERAYDRFGMVKRLENMTPDERFAFWRSELSKCIRCNACRNACPACSCLKCVFDNDDSGISSKANVDTFEENMFHIIRAYHVAARCTDCGECSRVCPQGIPLHLLNRKFIKDINDFYGEYQAGSDDESPWPLVQYRQDDIEPGAHKGGGK encoded by the coding sequence ATAGAGAAGATCATAAAAGACAGGGCGAAGCGGCTGCTTGAAGAGGGCATCGTTGACCGCGTGGTCGGCTGGAAAAAGGGCGAGTACGGATATGACAATACGCCCGCCGTATTTTACGGCGGCGACCTTTCAGGCCTCGTATACAACAGCTTTTGCGGCGCAAACCTGAGCAAATACCTGATTGCGGAAAGCAAGAAGGACGGGAACATCATGGTTCCCTTAAAGCCGTGCGATACCTACAGCTTCAACCAGCTCGTAAAGGAGCACCGGATTGACCGCTCCAAGATCTATGTGCTGGGTATCCCGTGCCATGGCATGGCGGATAAGGATAAGATGCACGCCAAGGGGATCAAAGGGATCACCGGCGTGAAGGAACACATCCACATCAAGGGCGTGGAAGACGAAGAGGACGATTACAGCGAATTGCAGGTATCGACCGTTTACGGCGACAAAACGTGCAGGACGCAAGATGTGCTGCTGGAAAAGTGCATGGCCTGCAAGAGCAAGAAGTGCGTCGTGTTCGACGAAGTCGTGGAGGACGAACAACCGCTCCCCGAACGTGCTTACGACCGTTTCGGCATGGTGAAACGCCTCGAAAACATGACCCCAGACGAGCGCTTTGCGTTCTGGCGCAGCGAGCTTTCCAAGTGTATCCGCTGCAACGCCTGCCGCAACGCGTGCCCCGCGTGCTCGTGCTTAAAGTGCGTGTTTGACAACGACGATTCGGGCATCAGCAGCAAGGCGAACGTGGATACGTTTGAAGAAAACATGTTCCATATCATACGCGCATACCACGTGGCGGCGCGCTGTACGGACTGCGGCGAATGCAGCCGTGTGTGCCCGCAGGGGATCCCGCTGCACCTTTTGAACCGTAAATTCATCAAGGATATCAACGATTTTTACGGCGAATACCAGGCGGGCAGCGACGACGAATCGCCGTGGCCGTTGGTTCAGTACCGGCAGGACGATATTGAGCCGGGCGCGCATAAAGGAGGCGGGAAATGA
- a CDS encoding hydrogenase iron-sulfur subunit, translating to MQELNEAKNSEFKPLIVAFCCNWCSYAGADLAGTSRLSYPADVKIIRVPCSCRVNPMFVLRAFQRGADGVIINGCHPGDCHYSTGNYYARRRLALLFSMLDYLGIEKGRTRVEWVSAAEGQKFAQVMNDFAKTIHELGENKRLEDLRCKE from the coding sequence ATGCAAGAACTGAATGAAGCAAAAAACAGCGAATTCAAGCCGCTGATCGTCGCTTTCTGCTGTAACTGGTGCAGTTATGCGGGGGCGGATCTCGCGGGAACGAGCAGGCTTTCCTATCCGGCGGACGTGAAGATCATCCGCGTGCCGTGCTCTTGCCGTGTGAACCCGATGTTTGTACTGCGCGCGTTCCAGCGCGGGGCGGATGGCGTGATCATCAACGGCTGCCACCCGGGCGACTGCCACTATTCCACGGGGAACTACTACGCGCGGCGCAGGCTCGCCCTGCTGTTCAGCATGCTGGATTATCTGGGTATCGAAAAGGGACGGACGCGCGTGGAATGGGTTTCCGCTGCGGAAGGACAGAAGTTCGCGCAGGTGATGAACGATTTTGCAAAGACGATCCACGAGCTGGGCGAGAACAAGAGGCTGGAGGATTTGAGATGCAAGGAATAG
- a CDS encoding CoB--CoM heterodisulfide reductase iron-sulfur subunit A family protein gives MQRIGVFVCWCGSNIAATVDVEAVAQALKSEPGVVYTADYQYMCSEGGQSKIKEAVREHHLTGIVVCSCSPRMHEATFRKTAVAAGINPYMVEIANIREQCSWIHKDKAEGTEKAIILAKAAVAKLNLNAPLTAGESPVVKRALVIGGGIAGIQTALDIADAGYEVDIVEKSPTIGGKMAQLDKTFPTLDCAACILTPKMVDAAAHEKINIYTYSEVEKVSGFVGNFKVDIRKKARNVNSDLCTGCGLCTEKCPSRKAKSEFNMGLSCRGAIYIPFAQAIPNVPVIDHDACIHYKTGKCGLCEKVCSAKAIDFDQQDEIVTREYGAIIAATGFNPISLEKFDEYGYSQNPDVVTSLEFERLTNAAGPTKGVLLRPSDGKHPKKIVFIQCVGSRDTSSCGKTYCSKICCMYTAKHAMLTREKYPDTQVTVFNIDVRTPGKNFDEFQRRAVEQYDVNYIKGMVGKVAEQDGKLMVQGSDLISNTQVTIDADLVVLAAAIEPDKTARSLATMLTASMDTNDFFTEAHPKLRPVESPTAGVYLSGVCQGPKDIPETVAQAGAAAAKVIGLLAKDKLSCNPCVALSDELLCNGCSACANVCPYGAIDYIEKEVNDHGVREVRRLAQVNEAVCQGCGACTVTCPSGAMDLKGFTNRQIMAEVDAICKN, from the coding sequence TTGCAGAGAATAGGAGTATTTGTCTGCTGGTGCGGCAGCAATATCGCGGCGACGGTCGACGTCGAAGCGGTCGCGCAGGCTTTGAAAAGCGAGCCGGGCGTCGTATATACGGCAGACTATCAATACATGTGCTCGGAAGGCGGGCAGTCGAAGATCAAGGAAGCGGTCAGGGAACACCATTTGACGGGCATCGTGGTCTGTTCGTGTTCGCCGAGGATGCACGAAGCGACGTTCCGCAAGACGGCGGTCGCAGCGGGGATCAACCCGTACATGGTAGAGATCGCAAACATCCGTGAGCAGTGCTCGTGGATCCATAAAGACAAGGCAGAGGGTACGGAGAAAGCCATTATCCTCGCAAAAGCGGCGGTCGCAAAGCTCAATTTGAACGCGCCGCTGACGGCGGGCGAAAGCCCGGTCGTAAAGCGCGCGCTGGTCATTGGCGGCGGCATCGCCGGCATTCAGACAGCGCTCGATATCGCGGATGCGGGGTATGAAGTGGATATCGTGGAGAAATCCCCGACGATCGGCGGCAAGATGGCGCAGCTCGATAAGACGTTCCCCACGCTCGACTGTGCGGCGTGTATCTTGACGCCAAAAATGGTGGACGCTGCCGCGCATGAAAAGATCAATATCTATACATACAGCGAAGTGGAGAAGGTTTCCGGCTTTGTGGGAAACTTTAAGGTGGATATCCGCAAAAAGGCGCGCAACGTAAACAGCGACCTTTGTACGGGCTGCGGGCTTTGTACGGAAAAATGCCCGTCGAGAAAAGCCAAGAGCGAATTCAACATGGGGCTTTCTTGCCGCGGCGCGATCTATATCCCCTTTGCACAGGCAATCCCCAATGTACCGGTGATCGACCACGACGCGTGCATCCACTATAAGACAGGGAAATGCGGGCTGTGCGAAAAGGTGTGCAGCGCGAAGGCGATCGATTTTGACCAGCAGGACGAAATCGTGACGCGCGAATACGGCGCGATTATTGCGGCGACGGGCTTCAATCCGATTTCACTGGAAAAGTTCGACGAATATGGCTATTCGCAGAACCCGGACGTGGTCACATCGCTGGAGTTTGAACGCCTGACCAATGCGGCAGGGCCGACCAAAGGCGTGCTGCTGCGTCCGTCCGACGGCAAGCACCCCAAAAAGATCGTGTTCATCCAGTGCGTAGGTTCGCGCGATACGTCAAGCTGCGGCAAGACGTACTGCTCGAAGATATGTTGCATGTATACCGCGAAGCACGCGATGCTCACGCGGGAAAAATATCCGGATACGCAGGTGACGGTATTTAATATCGACGTGCGTACGCCGGGCAAGAACTTTGACGAATTCCAGCGCCGTGCGGTAGAGCAATATGATGTGAACTATATCAAGGGAATGGTCGGCAAGGTCGCGGAGCAGGACGGCAAGCTGATGGTACAGGGCTCCGACCTGATCAGCAACACGCAGGTCACGATCGACGCGGATCTCGTTGTATTGGCCGCGGCCATCGAGCCGGACAAGACGGCGCGCAGCTTAGCGACGATGCTCACAGCGAGCATGGATACCAACGATTTCTTTACGGAAGCGCATCCTAAGCTGCGCCCGGTGGAAAGCCCGACGGCGGGCGTATACCTCTCCGGCGTATGCCAGGGGCCGAAGGATATCCCGGAAACGGTCGCGCAGGCAGGCGCTGCCGCGGCCAAGGTGATCGGCCTGCTTGCCAAGGATAAATTGAGCTGTAACCCATGCGTTGCCCTCAGCGACGAGCTGCTGTGCAACGGGTGCAGCGCGTGTGCAAACGTCTGTCCGTACGGTGCGATCGATTATATCGAAAAAGAAGTGAACGACCACGGCGTGCGTGAGGTGCGCCGTTTGGCGCAGGTCAACGAGGCGGTATGCCAGGGCTGCGGCGCATGTACGGTCACATGTCCTTCGGGTGCGATGGACCTGAAAGGATTTACAAACAGGCAGATTATGGCGGAGGTGGATGCGATATGCAAGAACTGA
- a CDS encoding 4Fe-4S dicluster domain-containing protein, which produces MSSEDMREQVLRMSGVDPRKCMTCGKCSGTCPAYDEMEYHPHQFVSMVRKGRIEELMNSESIFRCLSCFACIERCPRSVEPAKLIEAVRLLKIRSQGENHLKVTEIPEILDEDMPQQAITSALRKYNK; this is translated from the coding sequence ATGAGCAGTGAAGATATGCGCGAGCAGGTATTGCGCATGAGCGGTGTTGACCCCAGGAAGTGTATGACGTGCGGGAAATGCTCGGGCACCTGTCCTGCATACGACGAAATGGAATACCATCCGCACCAGTTTGTATCCATGGTGCGCAAGGGGCGCATCGAAGAGCTGATGAATTCGGAGTCCATTTTTAGGTGCCTGTCCTGCTTTGCCTGCATAGAGCGTTGCCCGCGCAGCGTGGAGCCGGCAAAGCTGATCGAGGCGGTACGCCTGCTGAAGATCCGTTCGCAGGGCGAAAACCACCTCAAGGTCACGGAAATACCGGAAATACTGGATGAAGATATGCCGCAGCAGGCAATCACCAGTGCGCTTAGGAAATACAACAAATAA
- a CDS encoding CoB--CoM heterodisulfide reductase iron-sulfur subunit B family protein produces MVFSYYPGCTLKTKAKELDEYARKSAQALGVELIELPEWQCCGAVYPMAKDEIATKLSAVRALDSAKGLKQELVTLCSACHHVLKRVNNDMRTNDDIRMKVNNYLKLEEDYAGEATVLHYLEMLRDRIGFGELRKKVKNPLTGKKIGAYYGCLLLRPNDEMQFDDPENPSIIEDFIRAIGAEPVIYAYRNECCGGYVVIEDKDASKKMCNNILSSAQAKGAEMIVTACPLCRYNLDQNSAGYTVSVHYFTELLAEALGTSEGGGAK; encoded by the coding sequence ATGGTTTTTAGTTATTATCCGGGCTGTACGCTGAAGACAAAGGCAAAAGAGCTGGATGAATATGCACGCAAATCCGCACAGGCGTTAGGCGTGGAGCTTATAGAGCTGCCCGAATGGCAGTGCTGCGGCGCAGTATACCCCATGGCAAAGGACGAGATCGCGACCAAGCTTTCGGCCGTACGCGCTCTTGATAGCGCAAAAGGCTTGAAGCAGGAGCTCGTTACGCTTTGCAGCGCTTGCCACCATGTGTTGAAACGCGTGAACAACGATATGCGTACAAATGACGATATCCGCATGAAGGTCAACAATTACCTGAAGCTTGAGGAAGACTACGCGGGAGAGGCGACGGTGCTCCATTACCTGGAGATGCTTCGCGACCGCATCGGCTTTGGTGAATTGCGAAAAAAAGTGAAGAATCCGCTTACGGGTAAGAAGATCGGCGCTTATTATGGCTGCCTGCTGCTGCGCCCCAATGACGAGATGCAGTTTGACGATCCGGAAAACCCGTCCATCATCGAAGACTTTATCCGGGCGATCGGCGCGGAGCCTGTCATTTATGCTTACCGCAACGAATGCTGCGGCGGTTATGTGGTGATCGAGGATAAGGACGCATCCAAAAAGATGTGCAATAACATCCTTTCTTCTGCGCAGGCCAAGGGTGCCGAAATGATCGTGACGGCATGTCCGCTGTGCCGCTACAACCTTGATCAGAACAGCGCAGGGTATACGGTTTCGGTGCATTATTTTACGGAGCTTCTGGCAGAGGCGCTCGGCACATCGGAAGGGGGCGGCGCGAAGTGA
- the fumC gene encoding class II fumarate hydratase, which yields MEYRIECDSMGEMQVRADRYWAAQTQRSLQNFEIGDEVMPREITHAFGILKKAAAIANFNLGKLSEQKRQAIEQACDEVTAGKLNGHFPLVVWQTGSGTQSNMNANEVIANRGNEIAGEKLLHPNDDVNMSQSSNDTFPTAMHIAAVLNIEDKLMPEMDRLIETFKRLEKENEGIVKSGRTHLQDATPIAFSQEISGWRNMIEKTKEMLKAALPGLKELALGGTAVGTGLNAPKGFAEEIAKQVGKLTGKEFVTAANKFHALTSKDDLVFAHGALKALAANMMKIANDVRWLASGPRCGLGEIFIPENEPGSSIMPGKVNPTQCESMTMVAVQVMANDVAVGMAASQGNFELNVFMPVCIYNFLQSVRLLSDGLRSFNDHCASGIKADREKMKHNLHNSLMLVTALNPYIGYDNAAKTVKKAHKENISLKEACVALGFLTAEKFDEVFHPEEMV from the coding sequence ATGGAATATCGTATTGAATGTGATTCGATGGGCGAGATGCAGGTAAGAGCCGACCGTTATTGGGCGGCTCAGACACAGAGAAGTCTGCAAAATTTTGAGATCGGTGACGAGGTCATGCCGAGGGAGATCACCCATGCATTCGGCATCTTGAAAAAGGCTGCGGCGATCGCCAATTTCAATTTGGGCAAGCTGAGCGAGCAAAAGCGCCAAGCGATCGAGCAGGCATGCGACGAAGTAACGGCCGGCAAACTGAATGGCCATTTCCCGCTGGTGGTATGGCAGACGGGCAGCGGTACGCAGTCCAATATGAACGCGAACGAAGTGATCGCAAACCGCGGCAACGAGATCGCGGGGGAAAAGCTGCTGCATCCCAATGACGACGTCAACATGTCGCAGAGCTCCAACGATACGTTCCCCACGGCAATGCACATTGCTGCGGTGCTGAACATCGAAGATAAACTGATGCCGGAAATGGATCGCCTGATCGAGACATTCAAGCGGCTGGAAAAAGAAAACGAAGGAATCGTAAAGAGCGGGCGTACCCATTTGCAGGACGCGACGCCCATCGCCTTCTCGCAGGAGATCAGCGGCTGGCGCAATATGATCGAAAAAACGAAGGAAATGCTGAAGGCGGCGCTGCCGGGCCTTAAAGAGCTCGCGCTCGGCGGCACGGCGGTCGGTACGGGCCTGAACGCCCCCAAGGGTTTTGCGGAAGAGATCGCAAAGCAGGTGGGAAAGCTGACGGGCAAGGAATTCGTAACGGCGGCAAATAAATTCCATGCGCTGACCTCCAAGGACGACCTCGTGTTTGCGCACGGCGCACTAAAGGCGCTGGCGGCAAACATGATGAAGATCGCCAACGACGTACGCTGGCTGGCAAGCGGGCCGCGCTGCGGCTTAGGGGAAATATTCATCCCCGAAAACGAACCGGGCAGCTCGATCATGCCGGGCAAGGTCAACCCCACCCAGTGTGAGTCCATGACGATGGTCGCCGTACAGGTGATGGCAAACGACGTGGCGGTAGGCATGGCGGCATCACAGGGGAATTTTGAACTGAACGTGTTCATGCCGGTATGCATCTACAATTTCCTGCAGTCGGTAAGGCTTTTATCCGACGGACTGCGTTCGTTCAACGACCACTGTGCGTCGGGCATCAAGGCGGACAGGGAAAAGATGAAACATAACCTGCACAATTCCCTGATGCTGGTAACGGCATTGAATCCGTATATCGGCTATGACAACGCCGCCAAGACGGTCAAAAAAGCGCATAAGGAGAACATCTCCCTAAAGGAAGCGTGTGTCGCACTGGGCTTTTTGACCGCTGAAAAATTTGACGAAGTGTTCCATCCGGAAGAGATGGTTTGA